tgttatgagaaggagtaaataacacttccttagttactttctccacaccagtcattaatttatagacctcaatcatatcccccccttagttgcctcttttccattTAAGGGATATCAATATCATCACCTCTGCATAAACACTAACAGCTGTAATGCCTTCCCCTCTAGGACAAGACTCAAACCAGCCCAGCTGTTACAATGTGCTGTTCAGTAACCGTGGTGAAATTTGTTGCTGTCAATCCAGTTTCTAAAGCAAAGTTTTAGATAATTCCCCTTTTCCATATGAGCAGAGGCCGATATGCACAAAGCTACCCTCTCCACGCTAGAGGTGACCCCTACGGCTCAGAGCTGGAGAGTGGGCAGTAGGGGAAAGCTAGCACTGCCATTACCTACACTGTATCTGATGTGTGGATAAGTATGGATTTTTAGTCTGCAGGGCTGGGAACCTGGCACTTTTCACCAACACAGATTTCACTTAGAAAATGTTCCCATCAAAGGGCCCATTAAAGAGAAGAGGATTAATTGAGACACTCACACAGATCAAAACCAAGAAAAAGTGAACTTCACAGTAAGATGATTTATTATAGAAAAATGTTTCCCATACAATCAGTTATCTTTGGTCGTGAATTACAAATAGGTCTTATATATGCACTGGATTTTACTGGGAAGTGGTTCCTGACTGTTGCTCACAGTTTAGTCACAAAGCATAAAGGCGACACCCAAACCCTTTCATCATCACTTCTGTCTGGAACACATCTCCCAGTCAACACAATCCAGGGGCTGGGTGAGTTACTCTATTACAGCAGATTCAGCACGAAGGATCTCATTACCAGTTCTTCCTATTGTGGTCAATTATTAACACTTGCGGGCAACATGAAAAGAATGCAAGTGTACATGAAGcccacagaaagaaaaaaaaaactgcattagtACATGCCCATTGTATGGAGAATTTGAGTTAATTGGCACCTCTGCAAATTAAGCATTGACAGACAATAAAAAACCCCTACTGAGCAGAGTTGCAACCAGAGAGGTGGTAAGAAAGGGCCAGATCAAACCAAAATAATCACACTAGCCTACACTAGCATGGTTCCTGCCATTTTTAGGGAAAGAGAAATGAACACCAGGAAAAATGCAGTCTCAATTTTCAGGGGAAGAGTTAAGATATAATCAAcaaatgtcaaaaaaaaataatagaaagacATTTCAAACCATCTAATAAAACAGATCTCTGGTGATCAGCAGTATTTCTTGCCATATCCTAGCAATCAGTTAGGAGTCAGCggaaaccttttaaaatctaaGGCAGGAGGGacagtttttttcccctggagCACACACTAAATACATTTATACACACCAAAAGATCAAGGAAGTCTAAACCTACCAATGGAAAGATTGGACTGCTTCAAATTTTTGCATAGAACCAACAACCTGCAAAACCCAGTTAATATCTTAGTGGCATCTGCTGAATTGTATTAACCATAAAGTACAAAATCATTTCtattatactttaaaaaacactTAAGAGTAGACAGTTGTATGGCGGATGATAGCTGCCATGggtacaatgtgccactgggtgTGGGGAACTTGCCCTAAGGTTTGCcacagtttctgtaatttctgcagTGTTAAGTCTCTTCTACAAGACATCTCCAGCTCACCCCACTCAGTACTGGAgttgagaagaaaagaaaaaaaatccctgcatATGTTCCGTCTCCAGATTCTGCCTCCTGTTTTCAGTCCCAATTTCGGTTGAAATGTCCACAGTTTTCCCATCATGCGGGTGCAGAGTTTTCCTCAGGGCATGGGGGCTGCTTGATCCCCAGTGGAACTGTCTATGATATGTTCCCCATGGAAGACAGGCCTCAATTTGGCTCATTTTTCCTTGCTGAGTGgagcagccccaggcagtggcCACACCACCTCCTTGTTGATCCCCAGTGGGGCTTTCCCGTGGATCAGTTACTCCGCCCCATTAGcagtccagcagcaggaggatgGGATTGcggctctgctcccccccccagcgtGGGGCAGGTCTCCAGCTGGCTTTGTTGTGGGGGGGGAGCCGATCTCAAGTCACAGATTTGCTGGCCAGAGGGGGCTGTGCTGCTAGGACCCCCAGACGATCTCTGGAGGGGGGCTGCCCCATCCCCTGTTCAGCCTGGAGGACGGGGGCTGGATCGGTTTCCCCGGGAAGCGGGAGCGGCGGGCACCGCTTTGAGGGAGCTGGGGACCAGGTCGGTGCCGTCGCTGatcccccggccccgcccgccGTGGCTCAGGCGCTGGCCCCCACGGCTCGCGGGCCCTCGGCCGCCCGGCGCTCGGCGGCGCGCAGCAAGCTGCGACGCAGCACCGGGTAGAGGCGCTGGCAGCCCTCCAGGCCGAGCCGCACGGCCTGGGCCCAGCTCTCGGGCGGCCCGCCCTGGCCGCTGCCCAGCAGCCCGGCCACCTGGTTGAGGCCGGGCATGAGGGCCACGGTGAGGCGGGCGGCGGCCGCGCGCTCCTCAGCCTCgctgggctgcagcagccaggcgCCGCCGGGCCCGGGCGCGCGGCACAGGCCGCAGCCCACCACCAGGTCGAACATCTCCACGCCCGCGTCGGCCAGTGCCAGGGCGGCGGCGGAGAGCGCGGCCGCCAGCGCCGAGCCGCCGTCCTGCAGCACGAGCGCCGTGAGCTCCAGCCGCGCGCGCGGGTAGCGCGCCAGGCGCACGGCCGGCGCCAGCGCCTCCTGCAGCGCCAGGCCCAGCTCGCGCTCGCGGGcggcgggggccgggccgggccgcggGCGCGCGCCGCGGACGGAGAAGGGCGCGCGGCGGAACTCGCAGAGCAGCCGGCCGCGGCCCTCGGCCGCCTCGCGCGGCCCGCGCACGGCGCACAGCACCTTGGTGCCACCGGCCAGCTCCACGTAGGCCGAGCCCTCGGCCTGGCTCAGCAGCCCGGCCCGCGCCAGGAGCGGCCGCAGCGCCGCCGCCTCCCGGCCCGGGGCCTCCGTGCCCGCCTCGCCGGGCGCCGCGTACAGCAGCGGGGCCTGCGACTCCTCCGGGCCCGGCACGCGCCGGTGGTCCAGCGCCATGGCGGCCCGCTGCGCTCCACGCGGCGCGGGTGGGCGGGGCCGCTGCCGGGGGCGGGGTCAGCGGCGCTAAGCGCGGGGAGTGAGCGCGCGGCCGGCCGTCaaggggggggtggggctggggtagcGCGCGGCCGGCCGTGGCGGCGGGGAGGGCGGGAGAAGGGGTAGCGCGCGGCCGGCCGTTAAGGGGGGGGCAGGCTGCGGAGGATTAGCGCGGGGCCGGCCGTGGCGGCGGGGAGGGCGGGAGAAGGGGTACCGCGCGGCCGGCCGTTAAGGGGGGGGCAGGCTGCGGGGGATTAGCGCGGGGCCAGCGGTGAGGGCGGGGTGCGCGGTTTAGCGAGGGGCGACCCTCCcctggggcccctcagcagggaCAGCGCAGGCCCTAGGCGCAGGGCTCCCCGCGAAGGCAGCCTGGGGCTGACCCCCTTCCTGCAGTGCCCCCCGTGGGGAGCGGGCACCGAGCTTCCAGCCAACCCTGCCCTCCCTGAGGTAGGCTGCGTGGGGCCCACCCTGACACCAGGCGCCCttgcaggggtggctggggacAAGGGTCATTGCAGTGGCGGTCAGGGATCCTGCAGGCCTTGCCTGGGGGGTTTGCTCCATTGCCTGAGTTCAGGCCCAGGAGCTGCTGTCTAACCTGGTGGCTGGGTTGAAGGGGACGGGGACGGATGTTCCAGGGGTTACTGTCGCAGTGCGCCAGACTAGCCGCCTTCTCCCTGTAACCTCCGAACACACATGGGGCAGCATTTCACCAAGAGAATGACAGGGATGCTGCGTGTTTTTGTGCCACAATCACTCCTCTGCAATCGAACACCCTACCTAGCCCCTGCTTCCCTCAGGATCATGCCCCCACGAGGCTGGGCTCCCTCCTGCTGGAGACACAAGACAGTTCCAGATTTTTCCAAGCTGGCACCCCATAACTAAACTGACTCAATTACATCAGTGCTAACCTCTACCCGCCATGCACTACACCAGCACAACATGGGGCTTATGCTGGTTTGGGTTAGGTTGCTGTAGGTTGAATCGAGCCCTGAGGCACATTAGTAGAGTATCTGTGGGGCTATACTTGCTCTGGTTTCCTATGCTTCATTCTTCCTTTCCTCATTCCTCTGTTCCTTCTTTATGGAACCCCGGGGTCTGATTCATAAGGGAAGCAGCATAAGGCCATTACAAGATATTACAGGGTGAGGGTTACTAAGGCTATGCTAGGGCGAAGCCACCCTTCCCCTGTCCCTGGTGCAAGCCGCTCTGTATACACTGctccttttcctgtctctccaagTGCACAGTGAAAAGCAGCTCTTAGGACAAATGAACCATTGGATTCATTAACTTGTTCTTTTTGCCAATAAGGGGCACCTACTGTGAAG
The DNA window shown above is from Natator depressus isolate rNatDep1 chromosome 12, rNatDep2.hap1, whole genome shotgun sequence and carries:
- the EXOSC6 gene encoding exosome complex component MTR3 encodes the protein MALDHRRVPGPEESQAPLLYAAPGEAGTEAPGREAAALRPLLARAGLLSQAEGSAYVELAGGTKVLCAVRGPREAAEGRGRLLCEFRRAPFSVRGARPRPGPAPAARERELGLALQEALAPAVRLARYPRARLELTALVLQDGGSALAAALSAAALALADAGVEMFDLVVGCGLCRAPGPGGAWLLQPSEAEERAAAARLTVALMPGLNQVAGLLGSGQGGPPESWAQAVRLGLEGCQRLYPVLRRSLLRAAERRAAEGPRAVGASA